In Providencia hangzhouensis, the DNA window TTGTCGGCTGGGAAATCCAATGTTTAGGGCGCCCAGTATTAAACGAACAATTCGACAACGGTGATATTCGGGGCCGCTTTCAGTTTTATATTGATGACAAACTCACCTTGGCGGAATCCATATTTATCGAAGGTTCGCAAAAACAATCAGCCGTCATGCGTGAATTTCCTATGGTCGGCTCCTTGTATATCTACCCCGCCAGCGATGAGTTAAAAGCTGAACTTCACGAGAGTTTGGCCGTGTTTTTCTCTACGGAAGTGAGACCGCTTGAATATGGGCTAACTGATGTAGACGGCATTTTAGTATTACGGTTATTAGGTTCTCAAACCGAGCCGATGATGGCTTGCTTTGCCCATATTTGGCAGGCAACAAGACAATATTGGTTAGGTTATTGCCCAGAACCACCGCGTATTTGGGCAACTTAAACGTTTTTTAGGAGCAAAAAATGGAATTAACCCCAAGAGAAAAAGATAAATTATTGCTTTTTACAGCAGGCCTCGTTGCTGAAAGGCGTTTAGCCCGTGGGCTAAAGCTCAATTACCCTG includes these proteins:
- a CDS encoding urease accessory protein UreD, which encodes MSDFSGSGWLAEIFLRYELKRGVTRLTDKQHIGPLMVQRPFYPEQGIAHTYLLHPPGGVVGGDKLLINIDVQPHAHALLTTPGATKFYRSAGGVARQVQTLTVAPNGFLEWLPQENIFFPEAQVRLETHVRIASSSKFVGWEIQCLGRPVLNEQFDNGDIRGRFQFYIDDKLTLAESIFIEGSQKQSAVMREFPMVGSLYIYPASDELKAELHESLAVFFSTEVRPLEYGLTDVDGILVLRLLGSQTEPMMACFAHIWQATRQYWLGYCPEPPRIWAT